The Glycine soja cultivar W05 chromosome 4, ASM419377v2, whole genome shotgun sequence genomic sequence AGAAATGACTCATGGCGAGTCTACAAGCCAAGTGTCAACATGAGGTGAGATTCTAGTGTCATGGAGTAATAGAAGCACCTACGAATCACTCCTCATTTAGGTTCTCTGCACATACAACTGCGTCCTTATATACATGCACGGACGACCTTGAGGCTGGTGTTTGGCTATGTCAGAAAGTTAGCTTTCAAATCTTTCTAATGAACAGGGGTGAGTGGCAATTAGGCTTCGTGTACGAACATTACATTCTTTATATCCACCAACTGTATTTCCATCTTTTATTAATCATTTACATAAAATCATCTATGAACACTCAACTTTCAGTTTATGCTTTGACTAAATCTTGTATAGAAAATGAATTTGTAACAGCATCTAACAAGTAATGCACAAAATTATCTATGAGCACTCCAACTTTCGGTTTAAGCTTTTGACTAAATATTGTATAGAAAATGAATTTGTAACAGCATCTAACAAGTAGAACAACCAAACTATAAAAATTGTGAGATCAACTTGCTTTCTCATAAtcagtttaattaaattaggcACTAATAGTGGTCAGTGGTGAGGGTTTAAGGCAGTTAACAGGAGGTCATAGGTTGAAATGTTTGTGTAAAACACTTTGTGCAACCTTTGTACGCAACACGTGCAATATAcaagttaaataaaatgatCTCAAAAGAGAGTTTATCAAAGCAGCAATTGACATCATCAGCTTACCTCACAAGGCTCCAAGCCAAGTAGGTTGATAACAGTATTTACAGCTTCAGCCAAACTCTCTCTAGGACCAAGACCATACTCATCCACACGCTCAAAATCAGGGCCCAAGCTTTCCCATGCATTCCTAAAATTAGACACCCCCACTTTCAACACATAATCTGCTGCAACAATCTCCAGATCCTCCAGCTGGTATTCATCTTCAACACCGTCATCTTCAGCCTCACCCGTGGTTGGGTCAACCTGAAGAAGATTCAGTTTATCTAGAGATGAGATtgctacaaaaatattatagattatTTTCCACAAATTccctaaatgaaaaaaataaaaacaagcttCAAGcttgaattataatataaacataatcatgatatcaaataataaaaaaaccagAAAGCTTCACAAAAATaaagaggataatacctctttaataataaatttcagaACGTTAGAAAATTTTCCAACTGTTGGCACTCCCTCTGGCTTCTCAAATGCCACAAAAGTCTGTCCAGGTGAATCATAAGGAAGAGACCTGAGAGGCTTGGAGAACACCTCTGAGAATTCATCTGCATCTGAAGCATCCACAGTCACAATAACCtgtaatagagaaaaataattacaaagacCTTGGAGTTggattattttatgaaaaatttgaaGCATCTATAATATTCATTACATCTTCCAACAATTGCTCTGGTATCGTGTTTGTGCAGTTGTACTGGAACACAACATGCCTATCAAAAATGTGTTTAATGACATTAACTGCATATTCTGTCTCAGCTTCAGTGAGCTCCACAGGTGCTGAGgactggtaaaaaaaaatacattttagatATAGAAAAGAACTACATAAAATATAGAATTGTCGGAGCAGAATCAAGTGAAAGAACCTTGAAAAGCTTCCCAAAGTTTGCACACTCTGGAATGGTTGAAAGCATCCTCTCATATGCATCTGCAGTTGATGGGGGACCACTTGGGGGAGCACCCAAACCAGTTGGCTTTTTACCAGGGGCTTTCTTTTCTGCAAGAGGCTGGAACTTGACCTCCTTAGGCACAGAGTTAATGTCAAAAGCTTCTTCTGAAGGCTCCTACATTCATATTAAACACATGAGATGATAAACTATTTGTAAGCAAGAAAGATGCAGAGGAAGACTCACATAATTTTTCAAACTAGTCTCCAGATTGACAAGTGGGACATCAAATGGCCCAAACAGGAAGTCCTTTACATCTTTATCAGTCTCAACAACTGAACCATCACCTCCAAGTGTGTTCAGGTAAAGTGTTGCCCTATCACGAACCTGCACAGAAATCAAAATACCAAATATGTATTAAAGaggttaataattttaaaaatacccaGAAGTGAAAAAACTACCCTTGGGGGGGTAAAATTGGAGCAGCAGTGGGGTGGACAGATTGATTTTATTGCAGAAACAGACTTTACCAGTATCAGCATGATACAGAACCATGGAACTGTCTTTCTAATTCCCACAtattctttctctccctctccaaGCAAGTCTAAAACCTCCCCTTTATTATTTCCCTCATATTCTATACTATGTCCACTGTTCTAACTGACTAAATGTTGAGTGTCGATACGGTAGACAATTTATTCAGGCTATTCTAACTAATTGCTGATATTTGGCCAAGTATCAAACAGGGGATGTCATTCATagttttaagtatttaaaatctTTTGATTTGTAGACAAACATGCATATATTTGAAAGATTTaaacaattcaaaattaaaattttacactCACAGGTTCATGCAACTAATACTAAAGATGTACAAAAAAACCCACACAACTAATGCATCTCAAGCCACATTTTTATAGAAATGCCACATAATACATTAAAACACGGTAAAGAGATTCACCTCATCATCACTGTCAAAAAGGCATCGCTTTAGCAGAACAAATATGCGGGGCTGAAAGAGTAAAGTATGAGATTTTAAGTAGACACCAAATATCCCcaaaaatgttatataaattttagagAAAACCACTGCAAATATAATCAAGTAAAACCTTTAGCGCATCAACAGCAGCACCAAATTTTGCCAGTGTGCTCACAGCACTGGCCCTAACAATTGCATTCTCAAGATGTACTCTATTATAAATGTAACGGATATATTTGCTCGGGTCTGATGTTTTTGGTCCTTCAATTCCCAGGAAGTGAAGTATCTACAGTACAAGGGGAACAAAATCGTTAACAACCAAGATGTAGAATTCCAGACAAAAGAAATGCACAAACAGTGAATAATGAAGCACAAGCACAAGTCGGAAGTAATACCTGTGTGGACAAATAAGTGAACTCACAATCTTCTATGAACTCACAAAGatgaagcaacccagcttcctTTGCATTAGGGATATCTCTAATGAGAATCACAATTGAATCTACAATTGCCTTCTTGTAATCAAAACCACCTTCCTCCCTAAGAATATTACTCAGGAAATTCATCCTGAAAATAATAGCAGAATACAAACCATCAGCATAAAACATTCCTTTAGGAAATAAATATGCAACATAAGGCGTATGGGGAGTCAAAAACTATATTCAGGGACACATACAGAGATCGATATTTTAAAGGAAACTTCAGGCACAATGATCTTATTgcttcaacaacaacaattttgAACTCATCAGCAATATCAGACATGAAATTTGTGATCTGCTTCATAAGACGATCCACACTAGATTCATTTCCTGTTTTCAAAAGTGTAGTAATAGCGAGGGTAGCAATGCTTCTGTTCTGGTCAGAGATTAAACTTTCCATATCAATGTTGCAGTTGGTGACTGCCATTGGATGCGTCATTGCCACCTGTCAAGTTTCAAGACACACTTAATGATTAAAAACCGTGACATGTTTGACCATGGCAAATCTCATTCGAATATTTAGGGAACAGCGAAAGTCTTGATTTTCTATCAACTCCAAATCTTAGAaggaaaaaatcaaaatactcATTCCAATGGCAGCGAGGTGTGAGACTTGAGAGGCATGTCAAATATTCTTTATTTCACATTCTACGACAGCATAAAAATTACTTTAGTGATATTTGAGTAATTAAAGCCTGACTTACCTTGTTCAAGGTGCGGACAGCAGCAAATCTCAAGACTGGCTTAGTCGAACTTAAGAATAGCTGAAGAACAGTAATCGCTGGAGTTAATTCTCGGCTTGTTACACCATTGAGCTCTGTTATTGCCCTGGCAGCTTCAAAAATCACCATGTCGGACTTGTGGCGAAGGCAACTCTCAAGATAATCATAGAAGGGGCGTTCCCCTGACTGTGTATGGCCTGATTCATGAATAACCTACATATATGATGGAAGATAcagattaagaaaataaatatcattcCAGTAATAAAGCACACATGAAAGGAAACACACCTGACTTGTGTAACGGATCAAAAGGCACTGCGCTAAAGGTGAGCGAACAGTTCCCCTGGTCAAGCTGGTAACCAGCTTGCTAACTGCTAGCCGGTCATTCTGTCGTATCTGGAATGGGTCAAATCACCATGTACCACTAACTCTCTTTAGAATTTATACTTGTGTTTTGTATGATAAGGAAAGTAGGCTTCCAAGAAGGCAAACATAAAATGACGTGCAGTAAGAAGTTTATAAGATGGCTTTAAAGGAATAGAGATTAATGCATATAATTCTCCATCATAGTCCGGCTTGAACTGTAACTCTACAAGATAATTACATTAGACATGTAAAGAGTTGGATGGTGCCAAAATTTACAGAAGTATACAATCAATGCAGGTAACTTTCCACTTATTTACCAACATGAGGTTCAATGCATCCAAAACTTAGCTAACTTCAACAACAATGCAATACAGAGATCTGAACAAATACTCTACCTTGAAAACTTTTCATTATACTAAAAGAAACGCCACTTATAAATTGATGCTGAAGTTGAAGCTAGAAGTATAACTATGAGTTAAATTCAAGAAGTTTAGCTTTCTCTTTGTATAGTCAAATTCAACACCCACATAAACTCAAATAGTCATACTCTGAAAGAAAAGTACTTAATTGGTGGAAGTTGTAATAGGAAAGAATGAAGACATCTTCATTTATGATGCTTGGCTGTGATAAGCCATTAAGTGTAGTGACCATTCAAGAAAATGCACTGGCAGTACAAAGATACAAGCCAGCACACAAACTTTGATACACTAAATGACCCTAGAATGATGACAAAGTTTTGAGGTGCTTTAATACACCAAAAACCCTGTACAGAACCAAATAATTTTGGAAGCATACCTGATGCAGCAAACCCAGTGCATGAAATTGTACAAGGGCTGCTCTTGATTGAACAGCTTCCTGAACCTCATTGCTCCATCTTTTTACAATTTCAGGATTTGTCTGTAATAAGCAATCAGCGTAATGAATATGAGGATATATACAGATTACAAAAGGAAATTAGTATGACTATTACCTGGAGTAGATGAATGCCACTAACTAGAGCAGCACTTGCAACAACTGGATTTTTATCTACAATGGCTTGTTTTAAATACCTCTCAATTTGTGAAAGGAGGGTTCCGTCAGTGATACAACACAGCACTCGAATGGCATTTGCTCGGTACATATCAATCTTGCTGTTCATATCCTTCATGAGAGAGCTTGTGACGATGATaacctatttaaaaattaaagagatagAATATTTATAATCCAAGTTAGTAATAAAGATCACATACCATACGCATgaatctaaaataaaagaaaagttgcATAAGAAAATGAAACCTCATCTGCAGAGGGAGAGATCTCCTTTATCATCAGGTAGACCATTCTCCTTAATCCCGTATCTTTAGACTGGAAAAGCTTAGTCACAGCAAAGAAAACTTCTGTGGCTTCAACctagcaaaaataaaattacccaAAAAGGAATTAATAGGTGTCTCTAAGACAATTCCACAAATAAGCACGGTGATGGATATCATTCTATACCTTTGTAAACGTCTCTCCCTGATTCAGTAGGTATAGGAGTTTTGTAATAACCTGGAAACAAGATAACAAAACAAGCAGCACAAGAATTCAACCACTGAATCATTTACAGAAACTAGATGAAAACACACACATCCTCTCATTGACGACACAAACCTGTGAACATCTCCTAGCATCTAGTTGAGGGTCATTAAAAACCCTGGCCTCCTGAAGAACAGACCCCTTTTCAATTCCAAGAAAGGGGGAATAGTCAGCTGCTCGACAACCAAAATCACATTCACATCACAATTAGTATCGTAACATACAATGAATTCGCAATTATATCAATACTAATAGGTATTACCCTGACTCGGgaccaaagaaaaaagaaaatcgcAACAAAGAGCTAAAAAAATCTAGCACTATCAAGTAACCACCGGAAACTTATTCCACGATCAGCATTGCGAATGATCAATTCAAGTATTCACAAACGAAAAGGAATAaaacgagagagagagagtaaggGAAGTCGGAGGGGAGGAACATAAGATCCAATACAAGGACGTTGAGAATTGAGATATCTAACTAGGCGAACCCTACTGTAGCATTCGGAAATGGAAATGAAACGCGGATCTGAAAGCGAAAGAGATTGATCCGGCAACGGAGAGAAACAAAAATGCAAAGCGCGAATGAGAGAGAAAGCGGATCGAATTACGAAAGGAGAAGAAGTGCACCTTCGTCGTCGCGGTCATCGTCTTTCTTCACAAGCGGCTGAGCCATCACCAATCACTGGTGAGAATCTCTGAGAAGTGAGATGAGATCTCTGTTCAAGTTTATAAATGAATCAGCGCTGAAGAAGGAAAATGCTGCTCGCTCTTTAAACGCAcgagttgctaatgctttctacTCTTATAGGATGCAGATCCAGTTACATTTTTCAGCCTccgattaaaattcaaatttaatcacaattaatttaagttttctttACGCTCTCTTTCAATATAATCATAATCGTTGAAAGGAATgtgtaaatatgtttttatactttttaatttcgTGTTACATCTTATTCAATCAGTGTATTTTCGCTAATAATGGCTtatataatgataatatttttggtAGTTATGTAAaggtaatttataatttaagtttaaaattgttcacattagtaattattataattaaattaaaaatcaaatcttagaaatagtatttgaaaaaaaatctacatTTGGTTAATCATGCACCCACTCTTTAAAAATCCAATCCCTTCTATTTATAAAAAGTATgaaatttcctttttaattttgtttcgtTACATGGAAGTCCTTTCATTACAAccgacacaaaaaaaaatatttttttacgtaaAACTTCTACTAATTATTCccctcatttatatttttaactttaattttctaATCTTGTAAATATATCtgattttctataaattttttaaattaatcaaaattatttttttataaattataaaaatgcatATTTTATCACATCACATGTAACAATgttgaatattaattaaaaagaacatATCCacataatatttatcattttttatttatttatctataaattcaattaaattttaaattgattgtttaagttctaacaaaattatttgaataatatatatttgatttaatttatatatgttgtagtattaataaattttaattttattaaaatcatttaGTGCATTtcaggttatatatatatatataaacgaaCTTGTTGATGAAAAATCTTGCATATCACATTATTtgatagtttttatttaattttaatttttaagtaaggtcgacttatttgattaaataaaatatagcttaaaataaatataaggcaACCATCCCAATAACTCGGTTAAAAATGATCTTAAGTACGTatactttaacaaaaaaaaatgtaagaatttttttattgaaaaaaataattaaataagtcaCTCAAATACAAGTACAAGTATAGTTTATTAAGATATTGGTTTGATTAAtgcttaaataattttatcctaAAGATGTTCATAACTCGGTCCATCCCCCCATCTTATCCAACTCAAAGAGACTTTTGACGGATTTGGATCCaagaaattatatttgataGATTTTGACAAACTAGGGTTAACTTCAAGTACGTCCCATAACCCGTTATcatgttatatattatttttttaaaaaaaaatacatttttaaaataattatatattaataatacaacTTTTTGACTTTTTAGAGAGATTTTTTTCACTTAATAaacaatattttgtttaaaatgatgttgtatttatattaatatcacTTGTCttaaaacatatattataaaatatatcttaactgcatttttttaatttacatgtTAGTTATATATAATGTTAACATTACCATATTATGTCAACAAGTTGGATTCATCACATCTTATCTCAAATATTATTAAGTTGAATTTAAGTTTACAAAATTGATCCAAACAAAATTTCAGGTTGGTTAAAGAGATAAATTAATCTGTCCCACCAACACCGATCCCTACCTACAAAAGAATATTCAAATGCTTCGTCTTTCAACAAATAATACAAAAGTATAgtgaaaattattaattgttaCAACGTTCAAATTATCAAGGACGGATTGAAGAGTTTCAACTAATTGTAACAAACATTTTTCACCTTTCTATAAAAGCTCAGAAGAACAAATGCAGAACGCCAAGTGAAGTAACACAATTTTTAAGAGCTTTCTAAATATTCTCTAGACATTCCTTTAGTGGATAAACTATTAAAGTTTTCATTTGTCATCTAAGACGATAGGCttgtaatttctattaaaattatgtttttttttagagattaaACTTACGTTTCTATTAATAGTTTTCAATAGAATAGGtttcaatataattaattaattgctctccaataatatttgtatttcatTTGAGTTGCTCGATAGATCAAGTATCAATTAGAATAACGTTAATCCTCGGAGTTGCTCatatccttttaaaaaaattgattcttcctgatcatatatatttttagcttCCTTTACTCTAAACTTTTTGGTGACAAAGAATCAAATATTTTCCACGAATCTGTTTGTTACTTCCTATAAACTAATCATCGCAACTTTCAATGAAGAAACACGAAAGAGACTGTTCATATATGCACCTCCAACTTCTTCATCTTTTATTATACACAAAATGCAAGTCGAAATCCCCGAAAGACTTACACAGGAGCTTCCTCTAATTGGAATTTTTAGTTACAACAGATATCCCTTCCACTGTGCAATGTTGACAACCTACACAATCAATTAATCACAAAAAGTCATAAAAGAATGGTAATTTCTTTCTCTGCAGCAACAACCATGCATGGCCTTGATTAAAAACATGTGGCTAGATCAGCTGTTACTAGTagtaatttcttcttcttcacacatacacatgcatgcatgcaatttcaattttctcAAGGAGTGTGCATCCGGCCTCCTCCTGTGGTCCTCCTGGCATATTCAGCAGATGATTGTTCACTGCTTGAGATGGAAGGGTTAAGGCCATACTCACTGGTTCCACCATACTCACTGCTTCCCACGCCACTATCTAATGCTAGTTTCCTGAATCTCATCATGTCAGCACCGTATGCCTCCGCACCATACTCCCTGCTCGCGCTGCTGAACATTGAACTTTGTCCAGGTTTCACTCCCTCATGATTAAGGGCATCTAGTGACACATCACCCTCCAGTACTCGTACAATCTATCAtcatattcaaattaattaatgtaataacTAATTATCACCACATGCTTATGATAATACAGTAATATATTAATTACCTGACTCATTCTTGGGCGCCTCTTTGCTGAGTGCCTAACGCTAAAAGCAGCACAAGCCACCATAGAAGCCATTTGCTGCTTGTCGTAATTATCCTCTAAACGTGGATCCACTAGTCCTTCAAAAGTTCCATTTTCCATTGCCTTTGTACAAAGTGGTCTTGCCTGTTCATATAGAACAAGTACAcgatacatattatattatatcttttcattatatatgtatgacagtgacaacatatatatagatgggATGGATTAATTTAGTAATTAGTGTGGGAAACTTTCATAAAATGAAGGAATGttcaaattaaacatggaaagtTTTGGGGAAATCAATCAATATACGTACCCAGTCGACCAAAGTATCTTCATATTCCCCAGTGTTGTTCACAGGGCGCCTACCAGTTATGAGCTCCAAAAGCATAATACCGAACGAGAACACATCAGATTTGTCAGTTAGCTTACCACTTGATGCATACTCTGGAGCCATATAACTGAGTTTTATAGACAAAGTGATTAGACTAAATTGGCATTATTTCATTACTTcaaagttgaaataaaaatgcATACATACACATAAAACAACACGCGCAAGTATA encodes the following:
- the LOC114408471 gene encoding coatomer subunit gamma-like, with the translated sequence MAQPLVKKDDDRDDEADYSPFLGIEKGSVLQEARVFNDPQLDARRCSQVITKLLYLLNQGETFTKVEATEVFFAVTKLFQSKDTGLRRMVYLMIKEISPSADEVIIVTSSLMKDMNSKIDMYRANAIRVLCCITDGTLLSQIERYLKQAIVDKNPVVASAALVSGIHLLQTNPEIVKRWSNEVQEAVQSRAALVQFHALGLLHQIRQNDRLAVSKLVTSLTRGTVRSPLAQCLLIRYTSQVIHESGHTQSGERPFYDYLESCLRHKSDMVIFEAARAITELNGVTSRELTPAITVLQLFLSSTKPVLRFAAVRTLNKVAMTHPMAVTNCNIDMESLISDQNRSIATLAITTLLKTGNESSVDRLMKQITNFMSDIADEFKIVVVEAIRSLCLKFPLKYRSLMNFLSNILREEGGFDYKKAIVDSIVILIRDIPNAKEAGLLHLCEFIEDCEFTYLSTQILHFLGIEGPKTSDPSKYIRYIYNRVHLENAIVRASAVSTLAKFGAAVDALKPRIFVLLKRCLFDSDDEVRDRATLYLNTLGGDGSVVETDKDVKDFLFGPFDVPLVNLETSLKNYEPSEEAFDINSVPKEVKFQPLAEKKAPGKKPTGLGAPPSGPPSTADAYERMLSTIPECANFGKLFKSSAPVELTEAETEYAVNVIKHIFDRHVVFQYNCTNTIPEQLLEDVIVTVDASDADEFSEVFSKPLRSLPYDSPGQTFVAFEKPEGVPTVGKFSNVLKFIIKEVDPTTGEAEDDGVEDEYQLEDLEIVAADYVLKVGVSNFRNAWESLGPDFERVDEYGLGPRESLAEAVNTVINLLGLEPCEGTEEVPPNSRSHTCLLSGVFTGNIKVLVRLSFGLDGPKDIAMKLSVRSEDETVSDTIHEIVASG